Proteins from a single region of Schistocerca gregaria isolate iqSchGreg1 chromosome 3, iqSchGreg1.2, whole genome shotgun sequence:
- the LOC126354969 gene encoding mucin-2-like, translating to MLTAETTTELTTEEASTTENITATSVLITMTPGTTTDLSVQETTTELATTTVPTATATELSTDENSTIETTIQLSTTTAETTTRPSTGEISKTETTITEIPSTTVLTITTTQGTAGLTTEETGSITETTTTSIPTKITTETTTQISMDTTTTEGTTATMPIQTTTDLTAEGSSTTETTAMNLVTTTMPVTTTESTTTLNAEESSTTETTITSLTTTMTTEATTGQPTEETSTAKASSTELPNTTELTTKVTEMSTELTTEETTPIETATTSVHTITTEGTTEMTVELTTTQLPTTTIPTIATQSTTEFSTQASSTTESTTSNLVSTTMPMTTTEINTELSAEETSTTETTTSLSTTAEATTGLSTGETSTTRTTTTELPNSTVLTTMTTETTAELSRETTTTELITSSMLPETTTEISTEITTTELPTSTMLATSTTEITPALTTENISTAETTATAVVTTMATDTPTELNTETTTTELATTTVPTETTTELRTEGNSTTETTIQLSTTTAETTTRQPTGEISTTETTITEIPSTTVLTITTTQGTTGLTTEETGSITETTTTSIPTKTTTETTTQISMDTTTTEGTTATMPMQTTTDLTAGGSSTTETTTMNLVTTTMPVTTTESTTTLNAEETSTNETTITSLTTTMTTEATTGQPTEETSTAKASSTELPNTTELTTKVTEMSTELTTEETTPIETATTSVHTITTEGTTEMTVELTTTQLPTTTIPTIATQSTTEFSTQASSTTETTTSLSTTAEATTGLSTGETSTTRTTTTELPTSTVLTTMTTETTAELSRETTTTELITSSMLPETTTEISTEITTTELPTSTMLATSTTEITPALTTENISTAETTATAVVTTMATDTPTELNTETTTTELATTTVPTETTTELRTEGNSTTETTIQLSTTTAETTTRQPTGEISTTETTITEIPSTTVLTITTTQGTTGLTTEETGSITETTTTSIPTKTTTETTTQISMDTTTTEGTTATMPMQTTTDLTAGGSSTTETTTMNLVTTTMPVTTTESTTTLNAEETSTNETTITSLTTTMTTEATTGQPTEETSTAKASSTELPNTTELTTKVTEMSTELTTEETTPIETATTSVHTITTEGTTEMTVELTTTQLPTTTIPTIATQSTTEFSTQASSTTESTTSNLVSTTMPMTTTEINTELSAEETSTTETTTSLSTTAEATTGLSTGETSTTRTTTTELPTSTVLTTMTTGTTAELSRETTTTELITSSMLPETTTEISTEITTTELPTSTMLATSTTEITPALTTENISTAETTATAVLTTMATITSTELNTETTTTELATTTVPTETTTELHTEGNSTTETTIQLSTTTAETTTRQPTGEISTTETTIVEIPSTTVLTITTTQGTTGLATEETDSITETTTTSIPTKTTTETTTQISIDTTTTEGTTATMPIQTTTDLTAEGSSTTETTTMNLVTTTMPVTTTESTTKLNAEETSTTETTTTGLTTGETSTTEKATTELPTSTVLTTMTTETSAELSRETTTTVLTTSTMLATSTTEITPGLTTENISTAETTATAVVTTKLNTEKTTTELTTIIVPTEATTELNTKESSTTETTMKVVTTTMPTTTTAENITELSTEESSTADATTPLPTTTAETTTKQPTGDTSTAETTVTELPTTTVLTITSTGSATELTTEETSSITETTATSLPTEMTTDTTSEIIMNTTTTEVTTPTIPTQTTTDLTAEESSATETTTMKLVTTTMQVTATESTTPLTAEETSTAETTTTSLVPTMTTETTTGQPIGETTTAIATTIKLPTTTELTTKATEMSTEMSTKETTKSETATTSVQTITTEGTTELDMEITTTQLTTTSIPTMATQSTTEQSTQATRTAELTTSNLVSTAMTTTTAEITTKLTAEDTSTTETTNSLPAEAITSPATGETSTTERTAGLPSDTVLTTTKIESTTELTANESSTTLTTTTSVPTMKTEATTELTLETTTTELRTSTMATMSTETTTDSPTEETSKTTTELESTTMLPTETSSQLHTGEISRTELTTTSRPTTKNTNEPTMVESSTTRITTKQTTTRLPTAATTSMATSVAPTNAPPTEAPFTCESAGEFQDLGNCSNFYLCIPLSSGDFVYIMFSCPDGSQFDSVTKKCSQNATCIAPSCNDFGFYCLSTSQVQLCYDSKPPSGDAFTCPANTYCSMDCQYPCWADIPCTTTASPSTSTTVLPTSTVTLPPTTTAEPFVCSETGRFPDPANCSLYYVCSPKSSGGFYTMHFSCPPPLLYNPSMRQCSDSFTCTVTTESPAMSTTLPPTTIESPSASTTALATTTVTLPPSTGESPSTSTTVSPTSTVTLPQTTTAAPFVCSEAGRFPDPANCSLYYICSPKSSGGFYTLHFSCPPSLLYNPSTQRCINNFTCSITELVDSTVPTIVASTSRPFICEVSGRFADPEDCKSYYICSPKSSGGFYTMHYQCPPSTAYNQNTSQCTTASSVNCGVAY from the coding sequence ATGCTGACAGCAGAGACAACCACAGAACTAACTACAGAAGAAGCTAGTACCACAGAAAATATTACAGCTACATCAGTGTTAATAACAATGACACCTGGCACTACCACAGACCTTAGTGTGCAAGAAACAACTACAGAATTAGCAACTACTACAGTGCCAACAGCGACTGCCACAGAATTAAGTACTGATGAAAACAGCACAAtagaaacaacgatacagttgtcaacaacaacagcagaaacTACCACAAGGCCATCTACAGGAGAAATCAGCAAAACTGAAACAACAATTACAGAGATACCATCTACAACAGTACTGACAATAACGACAACACAGGGTACAGCTGGACTGACTACAGAAGAAACTGGCAGTATAACAGAAACTACAACTACATCAATTCCAACAAAAATTACAACAgagactaccacacagatcagtatGGATACAACAACTACAGAGGGAACAACTGCAACTATGCCAATACAGACTACCACAGATTTAACTGCTGAAGGAAGCAGTACAACAGAAACAACAGCTATGAATTTAGTAACTACAACAATGCCAGTGACAACAACAGAGAGTACCACAACATTAAATGCTGAAGAAAGCAGTACAACAGAAACAACAATAACATCActgacaacaacaatgacaacagagGCTACCACAGGGCAACCTACAGAAGAAACCAGCACAGCCAAAGCAAGCTCTACAGAATTACCAAATACAACAGAGCTGACAACAAAGGTAACAGAGATGAGTACAGAACTGACTACAGAAGAGACCACTCCAATAGAAACAGCAACTACATCAGTGCACACAATTACAACTGAAGGTACCACAGAGATGACAGTGGAACTAACAACCACGCAACTACCAACTACTACAATCCCTACAATTGCAACACAGTCTACAACAGAATTTAGTACACAAGCAAGCAGTACAACAGAATCAACAACTTCAAATTTAGTAAGTACTACAATGCCAATGACGACAACAGAGATTAACACAGAATTAAGTGCAGAAGAAACCAGTACAACAGAAACAACAACTTCATTGTCAACAACAGCTGAGGCAACCACTGGCCTAAGCACAGGAGAAACCAGTACAACCAGAACAACAACTACAGAACTACCAAATTCCACAGTGCTGACAACAATGACAACAGAGACTACAGCAGAGCTAAGTAGGGAAACAACGACTACAGAATTAATAACTTCATCTATGCTGCCAGAGACTACAACAGAGATAAGTACCGAAATAACAACTACAGAATTACCAACTTCAACAATGCTGGCAACTTCGACAACTGAGATTACaccagcactgactacagaaaataTCAGTACAGCAGAAACTACAGCTACAGCAGTGGTAACAACAATGGCAACCGACACTCCCACAGAGCTAAATACGGAAACAACAACTACAGAATTAGCAACTACTACAGTGCCAACAGAGACTACCACAGAATTACGTACTGAAGGAAACAGCACAacggaaacaacgatacagttgtcAACAACGACAGCAGAAACTACCACAAGGCAACCTACAGGAGAAATCAGCACAACTGAAACAACAATTACAGAGATACCATCTACAACAGTACTGACAATAACGACAACACAGGGTACAACTGGACTGACTACAGAAGAAACTGGCAGTATAACAGAAACTACAACTACATCAATTCCAACAAAAACTACAACAgagactaccacacagatcagtatGGATACAACAACTACAGAGGGAACAACTGCAACAATGCCAATGCAGACTACCACAGATTTAACTGCTGGAGGAAGCAGTACAACAGAAACAACAACTATGAATTTAGTAACTACAACAATGCCAGTGACAACAACAGAGAGTACCACAACATTAAATGCTGAAGAAACCAGTACAAATGAAACAACAATAACATCActgacaacaacaatgacaacagagGCTACCACAGGGCAACCTACAGAAGAAACCAGCACAGCCAAAGCAAGCTCTACAGAATTACCAAATACAACAGAGCTGACAACAAAGGTAACAGAGATGAGTACAGAACTGACTACAGAAGAGACCACTCCAATAGAAACAGCAACTACATCAGTGCACACAATTACAACTGAAGGTACCACAGAGATGACAGTGGAACTAACAACCACGCAACTACCAACTACTACAATCCCTACAATTGCAACACAGTCTACAACAGAATTTAGTACACAAGCAAGCAGTACAACAGAAACAACAACTTCATTGTCAACAACAGCTGAGGCAACCACTGGCCTAAGCACAGGAGAAACCAGTACAACCAGAACAACAACTACAGAACTACCAACTTCAACAGTGCTGACAACAATGACAACAGAGACTACAGCAGAGCTAAGTAGGGAAACAACGACTACAGAATTAATAACTTCATCTATGCTGCCAGAGACTACAACAGAGATAAGTACCGAAATAACAACTACAGAATTACCAACTTCAACAATGCTGGCAACTTCAACAACTGAGATTACaccagcactgactacagaaaataTCAGTACAGCAGAAACTACAGCTACAGCAGTGGTAACAACAATGGCAACCGACACTCCCACAGAGCTAAATACGGAAACAACAACTACAGAATTAGCAACTACTACAGTGCCAACAGAGACTACCACAGAATTACGTACTGAAGGAAACAGCACAacggaaacaacgatacagttgtcAACAACGACAGCAGAAACTACCACAAGGCAACCTACAGGAGAAATCAGCACAACTGAAACAACAATTACAGAGATACCATCTACAACAGTACTGACAATAACGACAACACAGGGTACAACTGGACTGACTACAGAAGAAACTGGCAGTATAACAGAAACTACAACTACATCAATTCCAACAAAAACTACAACAgagactaccacacagatcagtatGGATACAACAACTACAGAGGGAACAACTGCAACAATGCCAATGCAGACTACCACAGATTTAACTGCTGGAGGAAGCAGTACAACAGAAACAACAACTATGAATTTAGTAACTACAACAATGCCAGTGACAACAACAGAGAGTACCACAACATTAAATGCTGAAGAAACCAGTACAAATGAAACAACAATAACATCActgacaacaacaatgacaacagagGCTACCACAGGGCAACCTACAGAAGAAACCAGCACAGCCAAAGCAAGCTCTACAGAATTACCAAATACAACAGAGCTGACAACAAAGGTAACAGAGATGAGTACAGAACTGACTACAGAAGAGACCACTCCAATAGAAACAGCAACTACATCAGTGCACACAATTACAACTGAAGGTACCACAGAGATGACAGTGGAACTAACAACCACGCAACTACCAACTACTACAATCCCTACAATTGCAACACAGTCTACAACAGAATTTAGTACACAAGCAAGCAGTACAACAGAATCAACAACTTCAAATTTAGTAAGTACTACAATGCCAATGACGACAACAGAGATTAACACAGAATTAAGTGCAGAAGAAACCAGTACAACAGAAACAACAACCTCATTGTCAACAACAGCTGAGGCAACCACTGGCCTAAGCACAGGAGAAACCAGTACAACCAGAACAACAACTACAGAACTACCAACTTCAACAGTGCTGACAACAATGACAACAGGGACTACAGCAGAGCTAAGTAGGGAAACAACGACTACAGAATTAATAACTTCATCTATGCTGCCAGAGACTACAACAGAGATAAGTACCGAAATAACAACTACAGAATTACCAACTTCAACAATGCTGGCAACTTCAACAACTGAGATTACaccagcactgactacagaaaataTCAGTACAGCAGAAACTACAGCTACTGCAGTGCTAACAACAATGGCAACCATCACTTCCACAGAGCTAAATACGGAAACAACAACTACAGAATTAGCAACTACTACAGTGCCAACAGAGACTACCACAGAATTACATACTGAAGGAAACAGCACAacggaaacaacgatacagttgtcAACAACGACAGCAGAAACTACCACAAGGCAACCTACAGGAGAAATCAGCACAACTGAAACAACAATTGTAGAGATACCATCTACAACAGTACTGACAATAACGACAACACAGGGTACAACTGGACTGGCTACAGAAGAAACTGACAGTATAACAGAAACTACAACTACATCAATTCCAACAAAAACTACAACAgagactaccacacagatcagtatcGATACAACAACTACAGAGGGAACAACTGCAACTATGCCAATACAGACTACCACAGATTTAACTGCTGAAGGAAGCAGTACAACAGAAACAACAACTATGAATTTAGTAACTACAACAATGCCAGTGACAACAACAGAGAGTACCACAAAATTAAATGCTGAAGAAACCAGTACAACTGAAACAACAACCACAGGCCTAACCACAGGAGAAACCAGTACAACCGAAAAAGCAACTACAGAACTACCAACTTCAACAGTGCTGACAACAATGACAACAGAGACTTCAGCAGAGCTAAGTAGGGAAACAACGACTACAGTATTAACAACTTCAACAATGCTGGCAACTTCGACAACAGAGATTACACCAGGACTGACTACAGAAAATATCAGTACAGCAGAAACTACAGCTACAGCAGTAGTAACAACAAAGCTAAATACGGAAAAAACAACTACAGAATTAACAACCATTATAGTGCCAACTGAGGCTACCACAGAGTTAAATACTAAAGAAAGCAGTACAACAGAAACAACAATGAAAGTAGTTACTACAACcatgccaacaacaacaacagcagagaaTATTACCGAATTAAGTACTGAAGAAAGCAGCACTGCTGACGCAACTACACCATTGccaacaacaacagcagaaacTACAACGAAACAACCTACAGGTGATACCAGCACAGCTGAAACAACAGTTACAGAGTTACCAACTACAACAGTGCTGACAATAACGTCAACAGGAtccgcaacagaacttactacagaagaAACCAGTAGTATAACAGAAACAACAGCTACATCACTACCAACAGAAATGACAACAGATACTACCTCAGAGATAATTATGAATACTACAACTACAGAAGTAACAACTCCAACTATCCCAACACAGACTACCACAGATTTAACTGCTGAAGAAAGCAGTGCAACAGAAACAACAACTATGAAGTTAGTAACTACAACAATGCAAGTGACAGCAACAGAGAGTACCACACCATTGACAGCTGAAGAAACCAGTACAgctgaaacaacaacaacatctttggtACCAACAATGACTACAGAGACTACAACAGGACAACCTATAGGAGAAACCACCACAGCCATAGCAACTACTATAAAATTACCAACTACAACAGAGCTGACAACAAAGGCAACAGAGATGAGCACAGAAATGAGTACAAAAGAAACCACTAAATCAGAAACAGCAACTACATCTGTTCAAACAATTACAACTGAAGGTACCACAGAGCTGGATATGGAAATAACAACTACACAGTTAACAACTACATCAATACCTACAATGGCCACACAGTCTACAACTGAACAAAGTACACAAGCAACTAGAACAGCAGAGTTAACAACTTCAAATTTAGTAAGTACAGCAATGACAACGACGACAGCAGAGATTACCACAAAATTAACTGCAGAAGATACCAGTACAACAGAAACAACAAATTCATTGCCAGCCGAGGCAATCACAAGCCCAGCTACAGGAGAAACCAGTACAACCGAAAGAACAGCAGGATTACCATCTGACACAGTgctgacaacaacaaaaatagaaTCTACCACAGAATTAACAGCAAATGAAAGCAGTACAACATTAACAACAACTACATCAGTGCCAACAATGAAAACAGAAGCTACCACAGAGCTGACCTTAGAAACAACAACTACAGAATTAAGAACTTCTACAATGGCAACAATGAGTACTGAGACTACCACAGATTCTCCCACAGAAGAAACCAGTAAAACTACTACAGAACTGGAAAGTACAACAATGCTACCAACGGAGACTTCTTCACAGTTACATACAGGAGAAATCAGCAGAACAGAGTTAACAACTACATCAAGGCCAACAACAAAGAATACGAATGAACCAACTATGGTAGAAAGCAGTACAACAAGGATAACAACCAAGCAGACAACAACAAGGCTTCCAACTGCCGCTACAACCAGTATGGCAACATCAGTTGCTCCAACAAATGCTCCACCTACTGAAGCGCCATTTACATGTGAATCAGCTGGAGAGTTTCAAGATCTCGGGAACTGCAGCAACTTTTACCTCTGCATACCACTGTCATCAGGGGACTTTGTGTACATAATGTTTTCATGCCCAGATGGGTCACAGTTTGATTCTGTGACTAAGAAGTGTTCTCAGAATGCAACGTGTATTGCTCCATCATGTAATGACTTTGGATTCTATTGTCTCAGCACTTCACAAGTCCAGTTATGTTATGATTCAAAACCACCAAGTGGGGATGCTTTCACATGTCCTGCAAACACATACTGCAGTATGGACTGTCAGTACCCATGCTGGGCAGATATTCCTTGTACGACCACTGCATCCCCCTCAACATCAACAACAGTTTTACCTACATCGACAGTGACGCTACCACCAACTACTACTGCAGAACCGTTCGTCTGTTCAGAGACTGGACGGTTTCCTGATCCTGCTAACTGCAGTCTTTATTATGTCTGCTCTCCCAAATCTTCAGGTGGCTTCTACACGATGCACTTTTCTTGTCCTCCGCCATTATTGTATAATCCTAGCATGCGACAATGTTCTGACAGTTTTACATGCACAGTGACTACTGAATCTCCCGCAATGTCCACAACGTTACCACCAACCACTATTGAGTCCCCCTCAGCGTCTACAACAGCTTTGGCAACAACGACAGTTACACTGCCTCCATCTACCGGCGAATCTCCCTCAACGTCCACAACAGTTTCCCCAACATCGACAGTGACGttaccgcaaactactactgcagCACCATTCGTCTGTTCAGAGGCTGGACGGTTTCCTGATCCCGCTAACTGCAGTCTCTATTATATCTGCTCTCCCAAGTCTTCAGGTGGCTTCTATACACTGCATTTCTCTTGTCCTCCATCATTGCTGTATAATCCTAGCACACAACGATGTATTAATAATTTTACATGTTCTATCACAGAGTTGGTTGATAGCACCGTGCCAACAATAGTCGCGTCAACATCAAGGCCGTTTATTTGTGAAGTATCTGGACGTTTTGCTGATCCAGAAGACTGCAAATCATACTATATATGCTCGCCAAAATCGTCCGGTGGATTCTATACAATGCATTACCAGTGTCCTCCATCAACAGCTTACAATCAAAATACAAGCCAGTGTACCACAGCATCGAGTGTTAATTGTGGAGTTGCTTATTAA